A window of Choristoneura fumiferana chromosome 8, NRCan_CFum_1, whole genome shotgun sequence contains these coding sequences:
- the LOC141430212 gene encoding luciferin 4-monooxygenase-like, with translation MVKSSVLSKYDVSSLVRMVSASTPADAELVNNAKSKFRNLRDVCQVYGMSEVGCLCSEERSTKGTKPGSAGQPSPGSIMKVVDQNTREPLGPNQRGEICIKSPALMQGYLHSSNRDHMDSEGFMLTGDIGYYDEDAYFYIVNRIKELIKFNSFQVAPAELESVLQQHPQVREAGVVGAPHEKYGQAPLAFVALQPGATITEKELVAYVDTQVSARMRLEGGVRFVDALPRGAGAKLDRKALKLMI, from the exons ATGGTCAAGTCCTCAGTCCTGTCCAAGTACGATGTCAGCTCGCTGGTCCGCATGGTGTCCGCCAGTACGCCTGCTGACGCTGAGCTTGTCAACAACGCTAAGAGCAA GTTTCGAAACCTTCGCGACGTGTGTCAGGTCTACGGGATGTCAGAAGTCGGTTGCCTCTGCAGCGAGGAAAGGTCCACCAAAGGCACCAAGCCTGGCAGCGCGGGACAGCCCAGCCCTGGCTCCATCATGAAG GTTGTGGATCAGAACACCAGGGAGCCGCTAGGTCCGAACCAGCGTGGAGAAATCTGCATCAAGTCGCCTGCGCTAATGCAGG GTTACCTGCACTCTTCGAACCGCGACCACATGGACTCTGAGGGCTTCATGCTGACCGGCGATATCGGATATTATGACGAAGACGCCTACTTCTACATTGTCAACCGGATCAAGGAACTCATCAAATTTAACTCCTTCCAG GTGGCTCCAGCAGAGCTGGAGTCAGTTTTGCAGCAGCATCCGCAAGTCCGCGAGGCGGGGGTGGTGGGGGCTCCGCACGAGAAGTACGGGCAAGCGCCGCTTGCCTTTGTGGCGTTGCAACCAGGCGCGACTATCACTGAGAAGGAGCTGGTGGCTTATGTTGATACGCAG GTATCAGCCAGGATGCGGTTGGAAGGCGGCGTGCGATTCGTGGATGCGCTGCCTCGCGGCGCGGGCGCCAAACTTGACCGGAAGGCACTCAAGTTGATGATCTAA
- the LOC141430226 gene encoding nose resistant to fluoxetine protein 6-like has translation MRPKLSQHSAYLAAHAMNTLVAPLPGPKKNLTWTEVTLPKDLRQKFTDESLSLAVCVPKSCAVEAVLAPYTAHPVVGFNYTEQYCRLPHDKPYVAADYVGTIVFSVIGMLTLISTAYELRQIFILRRDPEKTSPLLRTCSLYSNTRRLLTFNKPRALDCLDGIRSLSILVIIIFHTFWEYFLSPRRIVINRFELYQWLRKKRAVWMVSGDIAVDSFFTLSGLLLVYTSVNKMKQMSLLRNLHWFYLNRFLRLFPLLAAAVLLQASLLHRVADGPDWHYVAMSVDHCRRYWWSALLHIQNIANPGHTCVPWYLSVDMQLHIISPLVLFWVLGSRRDAWAALAAGLLASLTATLAFCYFVIYNVSISPTVQWAATGNVQEYMLYYNLNTLVRSPPFFIGMLFGYILHVFRGLKIELPQWIILLCHALSFATFFYVVYIVHPCMQADWDNHFADSMNNSFRRSGWSLALCWMILACVHGYGGPVNWFLSLRLWKFVARISYSLFLFHMTIQEIKAATTITPIYFNMETLFSAFASDLVYTTLLSTMMCIIVEEPALILQRMLLQGVTEPRQKQNGDEKKPVESIQMIKDEIYKYNSLNP, from the exons ATGCGGCCGAAACTCTCTCAGCACAGTGCATACCTGGCAGCACATGCAATGAACACGCTCGTCGCGCCATTGCCTGGCCCTAAGA AGAATTTAACCTGGACGGAAGTGACGTTGCCCAAAGATCTGAGGCAGAAGTTTACTGATGAGTCCCTGTCTCTTGCTGTGTGTGTTCCCAAGTCGTGCGCCGTGGAGGCGGTGCTGGCGCCCTACACTGCGCACCCTGTCGTCGGCTTCAACTACACGGAGCAGTACTGCCGGCTGCCGCACGACAAACCTTACGTCGCAGCCGATTATGTTGGCAC gaTTGTTTTCTCAGTGATCGGAATGTTGACTCTTATCAGCACAGCATACGAACTAAGGCAGATATTCATATTGAGAAGGG ACCCCGAAAAAACCAGCCCGCTACTCCGCACCTGCTCTCTGTACTCCAATACGCGCCGGCTGCTGACCTTCAACAAGCCCAGGGCTCTGGACTGCCTGGACGGCATCCGCTCCCTTTCCATTctggtcatcatcatcttccACACCTTCTGGGAGTATTTTCTATCACCAAGACGTATCGTGATTAATAGGTTCGAGTTGTACCAG TGGCTAAGGAAGAAGCGAGCTGTATGGATGGTGTCTGGTGATATCGCGGTGGACTCGTTCTTCACTCTGAGTGGCTTGTTGCTGGTGTACACCAGCGTCAACAAGATGAAGCAAA TGTCGCTGCTGAGGAACTTGCACTGGTTCTACCTGAACCGCTTCCTGCGTCTGTTCCCACTGCTGGCGGCTGCAGTGCTGCTGCAGGCGTCGCTGCTGCACCGGGTGGCTGACGGGCCCGACTGGCACTATGTCGCCATGTCCGTTGACCACTGCCGCCGATACTGGTGGAGCGCGCTGCTCCACATTCAAAATATCGCAAACCCAGGTCATACG TGCGTGCCATGGTATCTGTCAGTAGACATGCAGTTGCACATCATCTCCCCACTAGTGTTATTCTGGGTGCTGGGCAGCCGCCGCGACGCGTGGGCCGCTCTTGCCGCCGGTCTGCTCGCTTCCCTAACCGCAACTCTAGCCTTTTGCTACTTCGTCATCTACAATGTTTCTATTTCGCCGACTGTGCAATG ggCAGCAACGGGAAATGTTCAAGAGTACATGCTATACTATAACCTTAATACTTTGGTGCGATCGCCACCCTTCTTCATCGGCATGTTGTTTGGTTACATCTTGCATGTCTTCAGAGGGCTGAAGATTGAATTGCCACAG TGGATAATACTTTTATGCCACGCTCTGTCATTTGCCACATTTTTCTACGTCGTCTACATCGTGCATCCGTGCATGCAAGCGGACTGGGACAACCATTTCGCTGACAGCATGAACAACTCCTTCAGACGGTCCGGCTGGTCGCTGGCTCTCTGCTGGATGATATTAGCTTGTGTTCACGGTTACGGAG GTCCCGTGAACTGGTTTTTATCGCTACGGCTCTGGAAGTTTGTGGCGCGCATCTCCTACTCACTATTTCTCTTTCACATGACTATTCAAGAAATCAAAGCCGCTACCACCATAACTCCCATTTATTTCAACATGGAAACATTG TTTTCTGCATTCGCAAGTGATCTCGTGTACACTACTTTGCTTTCAACGATGATGTGCATCATCGTTGAGGAACCTGCCTTAATCCTGCAGAGGATGCTCTTACAAG GTGTCACCGAACCGCGACAAAAACAAAATGGAGATGAAAAAAAACCAGTAGAATCAATTCAGATGATAAAGGATGAAATTTACAAATATAACTCTTTAAATCCGTAA